In one Brevibacillus composti genomic region, the following are encoded:
- a CDS encoding tetratricopeptide repeat protein produces the protein MKLEDWFLTLQRKAETIEREWPDATEHEKLQLADQLFQLRKVSDKLVDLWLQFEEKLSYAIRQIKKMEGHEVEQESSLEEILQEAKGLAAQAQKGEASPEQKEPETAIASKEKAGDSESLIAFAPAKAGTALQKEAELQSHLQYEHMFRKGEGFYHLRMYQDAQRCFEELVEASPDWESGRLYYGYSLLFCGKKEEALREFRLLSRSASSPSVTAISYNAIGCILAEEGQWLEAAQAFREAIAVRPKHGDAWFNLALCYLQDGEAHEALDTVENLLEESDQDWEAQMLWLRAWRLMQLQDPSAEREAPPALRLPSRHLDSETLREMASLYESLGNYHRAQVCYHFLTERLPREGWTWHGLAWNTWLIAGTKRALTLMKKAISLAPDQLDFQFSYGWMLLFDGRVEEALETFRAILLTEREHRLAQSGMITAYEWMGDIQAAKKLAKPFLDDPDTYVRSLGCYHLGRIAMAEENWRLAEQYFRRVLPHSDHFREIPFYLQMCANKLGEPATERELFHP, from the coding sequence TTGAAGCTAGAAGATTGGTTCCTTACACTGCAACGGAAAGCAGAGACGATTGAACGAGAATGGCCAGACGCCACCGAGCATGAAAAGCTTCAGCTCGCCGATCAGCTTTTTCAGCTTCGGAAGGTTAGCGATAAACTGGTTGATCTGTGGCTGCAATTCGAAGAGAAATTGTCCTATGCCATTCGGCAGATCAAAAAAATGGAAGGACATGAAGTAGAGCAGGAGAGCTCCTTGGAAGAAATCCTGCAGGAAGCCAAAGGGTTAGCCGCCCAAGCGCAAAAGGGCGAAGCATCTCCCGAGCAGAAGGAGCCGGAGACCGCCATCGCTAGCAAAGAAAAGGCGGGGGACAGCGAGTCCCTTATTGCCTTTGCTCCCGCAAAGGCAGGCACTGCTCTGCAAAAAGAGGCCGAACTGCAGTCCCACCTTCAGTACGAGCATATGTTCCGAAAAGGGGAAGGCTTCTATCATCTGCGGATGTATCAGGACGCGCAGCGCTGCTTCGAAGAGCTGGTGGAAGCCTCACCGGATTGGGAGAGCGGCCGCCTGTACTACGGCTACAGTCTGCTGTTCTGCGGAAAAAAAGAAGAGGCGCTGCGGGAATTTCGGCTGCTCAGCCGATCGGCCAGCTCTCCGTCTGTCACGGCCATCAGCTACAATGCGATCGGATGCATACTGGCGGAAGAGGGGCAATGGCTGGAGGCGGCGCAAGCTTTTCGGGAGGCGATCGCCGTACGGCCCAAGCATGGGGATGCGTGGTTTAATCTGGCGCTGTGTTATTTGCAGGACGGCGAAGCCCATGAAGCTCTGGATACGGTGGAGAATCTGTTGGAAGAATCGGATCAGGACTGGGAGGCCCAGATGCTCTGGCTGCGCGCGTGGCGCTTGATGCAGCTCCAGGACCCGTCTGCCGAGCGGGAGGCGCCACCTGCACTTCGCTTGCCAAGCCGCCATCTGGACAGCGAGACGCTGCGTGAGATGGCTTCTTTGTACGAGTCGCTGGGCAATTACCACCGCGCGCAGGTATGCTATCATTTTCTGACCGAGCGTTTGCCGCGGGAAGGCTGGACCTGGCACGGTCTCGCGTGGAATACCTGGCTGATTGCCGGGACGAAGCGGGCATTGACCCTGATGAAAAAGGCGATAAGCCTGGCGCCGGATCAGCTCGACTTTCAATTCAGCTACGGCTGGATGCTTCTCTTCGACGGCAGGGTGGAAGAAGCGCTGGAAACATTCCGCGCGATTCTGCTGACCGAGCGCGAACACCGTCTGGCTCAGTCCGGCATGATTACCGCCTACGAATGGATGGGAGACATCCAGGCAGCCAAAAAATTGGCCAAACCCTTTCTGGATGATCCGGACACCTATGTACGCTCCTTGGGTTGCTACCACCTCGGACGGATCGCCATGGCCGAGGAAAATTGGCGGCTCGCCGAGCAGTATTTCCGCAGGGTGCTGCCGCATAGCGACCATTTTCGCGAAATCCCGTTTTATCTGCAAATGTGTGCGAACAAACTGGGAGAGCCCGCCACGGAACGCGAACTCTTTCACCCGTAA
- the panD gene encoding aspartate 1-decarboxylase, translating to MLRTMMKAKIHRATVTEANLNYVGSITIDKEILDALDILPNEKVQIVNNNNGARLETYVIEGEPGSGVICLNGAAARLVQPGDIVIIIAYALMSDEEARRHQPRVAIMDEHNKIAQLLSEEVHATVL from the coding sequence GTGCTTCGTACGATGATGAAAGCAAAAATTCACCGAGCTACTGTGACGGAAGCCAATTTGAATTACGTCGGCAGCATTACCATCGACAAGGAGATTCTCGACGCACTGGACATTTTGCCCAATGAAAAGGTGCAGATTGTAAACAACAACAACGGTGCTCGTCTGGAAACCTATGTGATCGAGGGCGAGCCGGGCAGCGGCGTCATCTGTTTGAACGGAGCGGCTGCCAGACTGGTGCAGCCGGGAGATATCGTGATTATTATCGCCTATGCGCTGATGAGCGACGAAGAAGCGCGCCGTCATCAGCCGCGTGTAGCGATTATGGACGAACATAATAAAATAGCCCAACTGCTCTCGGAAGAAGTGCACGCGACTGTGCTTTGA
- the panC gene encoding pantoate--beta-alanine ligase → MRTLQQIETIEALREQIRAARRQGKRIGFVPTMGYLHEGHLSLVEEAKKRTDFVVMSIFVNPLQFGPSEDYERYPRDLERDSRLAAEAGVDLLFTPSVAEMYPTQVKTTVSVSGVSEPLCGRSRPGHFDGVATVVMKLFQIVQPDEAFFGQKDAQQVAVVEQMVRDLSVPVTIIPCPIVREADGVAMSSRNVYLSPEERKQAAVLYRSLQMAKELLAQDKAPAQVRSEMMRLIEAEPLAQIDYIEILNYPDLTPVEAAGTGQQILVALAVRFGATRLIDNMILTR, encoded by the coding sequence ATGCGGACACTTCAGCAAATCGAGACCATCGAAGCGCTGCGCGAGCAGATCCGGGCAGCACGCCGCCAGGGAAAACGGATCGGCTTCGTCCCCACGATGGGCTATCTGCATGAGGGACACCTCAGTCTGGTGGAAGAAGCAAAGAAACGAACGGATTTTGTCGTCATGAGCATTTTCGTCAATCCTCTCCAATTTGGCCCGAGCGAAGATTATGAGCGCTATCCGCGCGATTTGGAGCGGGACAGCCGTCTCGCGGCCGAGGCTGGCGTAGACCTGTTGTTTACGCCGAGCGTAGCAGAGATGTACCCGACGCAGGTCAAGACCACCGTGTCGGTCAGCGGTGTATCGGAGCCGCTGTGCGGCCGCTCCCGTCCCGGCCATTTTGATGGAGTGGCGACGGTGGTCATGAAGCTGTTTCAGATTGTTCAGCCGGATGAAGCCTTTTTTGGTCAAAAGGATGCCCAGCAGGTGGCTGTCGTCGAGCAAATGGTGCGGGATTTGTCCGTCCCCGTGACGATCATCCCTTGTCCCATCGTGCGGGAGGCAGATGGGGTCGCGATGAGTTCGCGCAATGTCTATCTGAGTCCGGAAGAAAGAAAGCAGGCCGCCGTGCTGTATCGCAGCCTGCAAATGGCCAAAGAGCTGCTCGCGCAGGATAAGGCTCCCGCGCAAGTGAGAAGCGAGATGATGCGGCTGATCGAGGCGGAGCCGCTGGCCCAAATCGATTATATCGAAATACTGAACTACCCCGATCTGACGCCGGTCGAAGCAGCGGGGACGGGTCAACAGATCCTGGTTGCTTTGGCCGTCCGCTTCGGCGCCACGCGGCTGATCGACAACATGATCTTGACCCGATGA
- the panB gene encoding 3-methyl-2-oxobutanoate hydroxymethyltransferase, producing the protein MTNNLAPITTADLRAKKHASEPIAMITAYDFPSAKLAEEAGADILLVGDSLGMVVLGYDSTLPVTMEDMVHHTKAVTRAAKRAFVVADLPFLSYHGTLEEGVKNAGRLMQEGFAKAVKMEGGVELAPLVKKCVQAGIPVMGHIGLTPQAVHQLGGYKVQGKDVESARRLVEEAEVLQEAGIFALVLECVPEELAALISSRLDIPVIGIGAGPSVDGQVLVYHDLVGYASQLKPKFVKRYAEIGDTVREAIKSYVAEVKERQFPGPEHVFHAKEEVISRLYGGGDEQ; encoded by the coding sequence ATGACAAACAACCTGGCACCGATCACGACTGCGGATCTGCGTGCAAAAAAACATGCAAGCGAGCCGATCGCCATGATCACGGCGTACGATTTTCCATCGGCCAAGCTAGCGGAAGAAGCGGGGGCAGACATCCTCCTGGTGGGAGATTCACTCGGCATGGTGGTTCTCGGGTACGACTCTACGCTGCCTGTTACCATGGAGGATATGGTTCATCACACCAAAGCGGTGACGAGAGCGGCCAAACGAGCGTTTGTCGTGGCGGATTTGCCTTTCCTCAGCTATCATGGCACGCTGGAGGAAGGCGTGAAGAATGCGGGGCGGCTCATGCAAGAGGGCTTCGCCAAGGCTGTAAAGATGGAGGGGGGCGTCGAGCTGGCTCCGCTCGTAAAAAAATGCGTGCAGGCGGGCATTCCCGTCATGGGCCACATCGGCCTGACGCCTCAAGCTGTCCACCAGCTCGGCGGATACAAGGTACAGGGAAAAGATGTGGAGTCCGCAAGGCGGCTGGTCGAAGAAGCAGAGGTGCTGCAGGAAGCAGGAATCTTTGCGCTGGTATTGGAATGCGTGCCGGAGGAGTTGGCCGCTCTGATATCCTCAAGGCTGGACATCCCGGTGATCGGGATCGGCGCAGGTCCTTCCGTTGACGGCCAGGTGCTTGTCTATCACGATCTCGTCGGCTACGCTTCCCAATTGAAGCCCAAATTTGTGAAGCGCTACGCAGAAATCGGCGATACGGTCCGCGAGGCGATCAAAAGCTATGTAGCGGAAGTGAAAGAGCGTCAGTTCCCCGGGCCGGAGCATGTCTTTCACGCCAAAGAAGAGGTTATTTCCCGGCTGTACGGGGGAGGGGATGAACAGTGA
- a CDS encoding biotin--[acetyl-CoA-carboxylase] ligase, with amino-acid sequence MNIKQEIINAFHAKPREFISGEELSQTCGCSRTAIWKHIEELRKDGYEIEAVRKSGYRLIAAPDRLSAEEIRAGLDTYRIGQVVMAHDSVPSTQPLAHEAASKGAPEGTLVIAEQQTGGKGRLGRPWHSPSGTGIWMSLIVRPAIPLPKTPQMTLLTAVVLAKTIWEETGVEPKIKWPNDIFIGDKKVSGILTELNAESDRVNYLVIGIGLNANMTREDFPEELASIATSLRIESGKKLKRARFIQRFCENFEREYDDYLREGFERVKSEWEQNSYTIGKWITVSTIQQSLEGKAIGLDAEGVLILEDAQGKRHKVYSADVNYRANS; translated from the coding sequence ATGAACATTAAACAGGAGATCATCAATGCATTCCACGCAAAACCGCGAGAATTCATCTCCGGAGAGGAATTGAGCCAGACCTGCGGCTGTTCGCGGACGGCGATCTGGAAGCATATCGAAGAGCTGCGCAAAGACGGCTACGAGATCGAAGCCGTGCGCAAATCCGGGTATCGGTTGATCGCGGCACCGGACCGTCTCTCCGCCGAGGAGATCCGGGCAGGTCTGGATACCTACCGGATCGGCCAAGTGGTGATGGCCCATGATTCCGTCCCGTCCACGCAGCCGCTCGCCCATGAAGCGGCCAGCAAAGGGGCGCCGGAGGGGACGCTGGTGATCGCTGAGCAGCAGACAGGGGGAAAGGGGCGTCTTGGTCGCCCCTGGCATTCGCCGAGCGGCACGGGCATCTGGATGAGCCTGATTGTCAGACCGGCGATACCTCTGCCGAAGACGCCGCAGATGACGCTGCTCACGGCAGTCGTGCTGGCCAAGACGATCTGGGAGGAGACCGGGGTGGAGCCCAAGATCAAATGGCCGAATGATATCTTCATCGGAGACAAAAAAGTGAGCGGCATCCTGACCGAGCTGAATGCCGAGTCCGATCGCGTCAACTACCTGGTTATCGGTATTGGTTTAAATGCCAATATGACCCGCGAGGATTTCCCGGAAGAACTGGCGTCGATCGCCACGTCTCTGCGGATCGAATCCGGCAAAAAGCTCAAGCGGGCCCGGTTTATCCAGCGCTTTTGCGAAAATTTCGAGCGCGAGTACGACGATTATCTGCGGGAAGGCTTCGAACGTGTGAAGTCGGAGTGGGAGCAGAATTCTTATACCATTGGCAAATGGATCACGGTCAGCACGATTCAGCAATCCCTCGAGGGAAAAGCGATTGGCCTCGATGCGGAAGGGGTCCTGATCCTGGAGGACGCCCAAGGCAAACGGCACAAGGTATACTCCGCCGATGTCAATTATCGTGCAAATTCCTAA
- a CDS encoding CCA tRNA nucleotidyltransferase, with translation MAKKLAEEILKKLEASGYEAYFVGGCVRDWLLNRPVHDIDICTNAHPGDVMRLFPAHVPTGLKHGTVSVKSGGMLFEVTTYRTEGKYEDYRRPSEVSFVSELRLDLMRRDFTMNAMAMDLRGKLEDPFAGLDDLKQGWIRAVGVPAERFREDALRILRAARFAAQLQFQIEPDTLRAMEETASLLIHIAIERVREELHKIIDSPAPAVGVALLCQTAALKSWPLLDRLFSAGIPHAPRLPRLAELTQKWSLLLYGSGFGAEEARQVCQVLKLSKREKETICAFVECLTELRPHWDQPREIDWRSLLLQRGWAFCQKLDGILQACWHNSAAASDVTRSLRETYEQMQVKSIQELAISGRELSVLLDKKPGQWIQHILQHLWQQTAFHRLPNTPEALLEEARKEVVRYEH, from the coding sequence GTGGCAAAAAAACTGGCAGAGGAGATCTTGAAAAAGCTGGAAGCCAGCGGGTACGAAGCGTACTTTGTCGGTGGTTGCGTCCGCGATTGGCTGCTGAATCGGCCTGTGCACGATATAGATATATGCACAAATGCCCATCCGGGCGACGTCATGCGGCTGTTTCCCGCCCATGTGCCTACCGGGCTGAAGCATGGGACGGTTTCGGTCAAATCGGGGGGAATGCTGTTCGAGGTGACCACTTACCGGACCGAGGGGAAGTACGAGGATTATCGAAGACCCAGCGAAGTCAGCTTCGTTTCGGAGCTCCGGCTTGATCTGATGCGCCGTGATTTTACCATGAATGCGATGGCGATGGATCTTCGCGGCAAACTGGAGGATCCCTTCGCCGGTTTGGATGATTTGAAACAGGGCTGGATTCGCGCGGTAGGGGTGCCCGCCGAGCGATTTCGCGAGGATGCCTTGCGCATTCTGCGTGCAGCCCGTTTTGCCGCGCAATTGCAATTTCAAATCGAGCCGGATACGCTGCGGGCGATGGAGGAGACCGCCAGCTTGCTGATCCATATCGCGATCGAGCGCGTCCGGGAAGAGCTGCACAAGATCATCGACAGCCCGGCCCCGGCCGTAGGCGTCGCGCTGCTCTGCCAAACCGCCGCATTGAAGAGCTGGCCGCTGCTTGACCGGCTCTTCTCCGCTGGGATCCCACACGCACCGCGGCTGCCCCGGCTTGCGGAGCTGACCCAAAAATGGTCGCTGCTGCTGTACGGCAGCGGGTTTGGCGCAGAAGAAGCCAGGCAGGTATGTCAGGTGCTCAAGCTGTCCAAGCGGGAAAAGGAGACCATCTGCGCGTTTGTGGAGTGTCTGACAGAGCTCCGCCCGCATTGGGATCAGCCGCGGGAGATCGACTGGCGATCGCTTTTGCTGCAGAGAGGCTGGGCATTTTGTCAGAAACTGGACGGTATTTTGCAGGCTTGCTGGCATAACAGCGCCGCGGCTTCGGATGTGACCAGGTCGCTGCGGGAGACCTATGAACAGATGCAGGTAAAATCGATCCAGGAGCTCGCCATCAGCGGAAGAGAGCTCTCCGTGCTGCTGGATAAAAAACCGGGCCAATGGATCCAACACATCCTGCAGCATCTCTGGCAGCAGACGGCGTTTCACCGCCTGCCCAACACGCCGGAGGCCTTGCTGGAGGAAGCGAGGAAAGAGGTTGTCCGATATGAACATTAA